In Caulobacter soli, one genomic interval encodes:
- a CDS encoding acetyl/propionyl/methylcrotonyl-CoA carboxylase subunit alpha, protein MIESVLIANRGEIACRIIKTARRLGVRTIAVYSEADAEAPHVRLADEAVLLGPAPARESYLVADRILAAAKATGAAAIHPGYGFLSENAQFAQAVIDAGLVWVGPPPSAILAMGLKDAAKTLMQKAGVPVTPGYLGEDQDPERLRREADAIGYPVLIKAVAGGGGKGMRKVERGEDFDAALTSCRREAAASFGDDRVLIEKYITRPRHIEVQVFADRHGQVVHLFERDCSVQRRHQKVIEEAPAPGMTQAARAAVTEAAVRAARAVNYEGAGTIEFIADGSEGLQPDRIWFMEMNTRLQVEHPVTERVTGQDLVEWQLRVASGEPLPLKQDEITLTGWAMEARLYAESPEAGFLPSTGPLRRFRLPDDVRIDTGVEEGGEVTPFYDPMIAKLIVSGPTREAAARRLAKACRAVEVYPVKTNAGFLARVLDHPDFLSGAADTGFIERHAEALVPAAAAPPAAAQQAAARLRVARSAGVSADPWRGAVGFRIGGPRPIVVALKARDEILQVTIDDQPAPDAVLIDDAYVAFVDGEAHGFGEPRVSGALDGGVAGGGVLSPMPGKVVALLVEAGASVELGQPLVTVEAMKMEHTLTAPVAGVVAEALARVGDQVTEGQLLVRLEKKG, encoded by the coding sequence ATGATCGAAAGCGTCCTGATCGCCAACCGCGGCGAGATCGCCTGCCGGATCATCAAGACCGCCCGCCGCCTGGGCGTGCGGACGATCGCCGTCTACTCCGAGGCCGACGCCGAGGCGCCGCACGTGCGCCTGGCCGACGAGGCGGTGCTGCTGGGCCCGGCCCCGGCCCGCGAGAGCTATCTGGTCGCCGACAGGATCCTGGCCGCGGCCAAGGCGACCGGCGCGGCGGCCATCCACCCGGGCTACGGCTTCCTGTCGGAGAACGCCCAGTTCGCCCAAGCCGTGATCGACGCCGGCCTGGTCTGGGTCGGCCCACCGCCTTCGGCGATCCTGGCCATGGGCCTGAAGGACGCGGCCAAGACGCTGATGCAGAAGGCCGGCGTGCCGGTCACCCCCGGCTATCTGGGCGAGGACCAGGATCCCGAGCGGCTGCGCCGCGAGGCCGACGCCATCGGCTATCCGGTGCTGATCAAGGCCGTGGCCGGCGGCGGGGGCAAGGGCATGCGCAAGGTCGAGCGCGGCGAGGACTTCGACGCGGCCCTGACCTCGTGCCGCCGCGAAGCCGCCGCCAGCTTCGGCGACGATCGTGTGCTGATCGAGAAATACATCACCCGTCCGCGCCACATCGAGGTGCAGGTCTTCGCCGATCGCCACGGCCAGGTGGTGCACCTGTTCGAGCGCGACTGCTCGGTGCAGCGCCGTCACCAGAAGGTCATCGAGGAGGCTCCGGCTCCCGGCATGACGCAGGCGGCGCGAGCGGCGGTCACCGAAGCGGCGGTGCGCGCGGCCCGGGCCGTCAACTACGAGGGCGCCGGCACCATCGAGTTCATCGCCGACGGCTCCGAAGGGCTCCAGCCCGACCGGATCTGGTTCATGGAGATGAACACCCGCCTGCAGGTCGAGCATCCGGTCACCGAAAGGGTCACCGGCCAGGACCTGGTCGAATGGCAGCTGCGCGTGGCCTCGGGCGAGCCCCTGCCGCTGAAGCAGGACGAGATCACGCTCACCGGCTGGGCCATGGAGGCGCGGCTCTACGCCGAGTCCCCCGAGGCCGGTTTCCTGCCCTCGACCGGACCGCTACGCCGCTTCCGCCTGCCGGACGACGTGCGCATCGACACCGGCGTGGAGGAGGGCGGCGAGGTCACCCCGTTCTACGATCCGATGATCGCCAAGCTGATCGTCTCGGGCCCCACGCGCGAGGCCGCCGCCCGCCGCCTGGCCAAGGCCTGCCGCGCGGTCGAGGTCTATCCGGTCAAGACCAACGCCGGCTTCCTGGCCCGGGTGCTGGACCATCCGGACTTCCTGTCGGGCGCCGCCGACACCGGCTTCATCGAGCGCCATGCCGAGGCGCTGGTCCCGGCCGCCGCCGCGCCGCCCGCCGCCGCCCAGCAGGCCGCCGCGCGCCTGCGCGTGGCGCGGTCGGCGGGCGTCTCGGCCGATCCCTGGCGCGGGGCTGTCGGCTTCCGCATCGGCGGGCCGCGCCCGATCGTCGTGGCCCTGAAGGCCCGCGACGAGATCCTGCAGGTCACGATCGACGACCAGCCCGCGCCGGACGCCGTGCTGATCGACGACGCCTATGTCGCCTTCGTCGACGGCGAGGCCCACGGCTTCGGCGAGCCCCGGGTCAGCGGCGCGCTGGACGGCGGGGTGGCCGGCGGCGGGGTGCTGTCGCCCATGCCCGGCAAGGTCGTGGCCCTGCTGGTCGAAGCGGGGGCCTCCGTGGAACTTGGCCAGCCCCTGGTCACGGTCGAGGCCATGAAGATGGAGCACACCCTGACCGCGCCCGTGGCGGGCGTGGTGGCCGAGGCATTGGCGCGGGTCGGCGACCAGGTCACCGAGGGGCAACTGCTGGTGCGGCTTGAGAAGAAGGGCTAG
- a CDS encoding MaoC family dehydratase has protein sequence MAGRYFDEWAVDDTVVHDLRRTVTQTDNLLVTTLTHNTQPLHLDAEAAEASEFGQILVNGIYTFGLMIGISVGDTTLGTLVANLGYDAVVMPKPVFIGDTLRVETTVLALRPSRSRPQAGVVVFEHRALNQRDELVCRCTRTAMLKRRAA, from the coding sequence TTGGCTGGACGATATTTCGATGAGTGGGCCGTGGACGACACGGTGGTTCACGATTTGCGGCGCACGGTCACGCAGACCGACAACCTGCTGGTCACGACCCTCACCCACAACACCCAGCCCCTGCACCTGGACGCGGAGGCGGCCGAGGCCAGCGAGTTTGGCCAGATCCTGGTCAATGGGATCTACACCTTCGGGCTGATGATCGGCATTTCGGTGGGCGACACCACCTTGGGGACCTTGGTGGCCAATCTGGGCTATGACGCGGTCGTCATGCCCAAGCCGGTGTTCATCGGCGACACGTTGCGGGTCGAGACGACGGTCCTGGCGCTTCGGCCCAGCCGCTCGCGGCCGCAGGCTGGGGTGGTGGTGTTCGAACACCGTGCTCTCAATCAGCGTGACGAACTGGTGTGCCGTTGCACCCGCACGGCCATGTTGAAGCGGCGCGCCGCATGA
- a CDS encoding HpcH/HpaI aldolase/citrate lyase family protein, whose protein sequence is MTPRSWLFVPGDSPAKMAKALSSEADALILDLEDSVAPPAKIDARDQVAGFLRSQGARAAGPQLWVRINPLKTGLAEGDLASILAERPHGVVLPKIDGAEDLLVLDDLLNLLERDVGMFEDRTAVLPIATETPLSIFNLHTYGASTARLAGLTWGAEDLAAAIGAVSARAENGAYTPLYDLARSLCLAGAAHAQVPAVETVYPDFRDLDGLGAYLARGRRDGFVGMMAIHPSQVGPINAAFTPTEVELARAERIVALFEANPGVGALALDGQMLDAPHLLQARRVLARRRRYTASA, encoded by the coding sequence ATGACCCCGCGTTCCTGGCTCTTCGTGCCCGGCGACAGCCCCGCCAAGATGGCCAAGGCTCTGTCCTCCGAGGCGGACGCCCTGATCCTGGATCTTGAGGACTCCGTGGCTCCCCCCGCCAAGATCGACGCCCGCGACCAGGTCGCCGGCTTTCTCCGATCCCAGGGCGCGCGGGCTGCGGGGCCCCAGCTGTGGGTTCGGATCAACCCCCTCAAGACGGGCCTGGCGGAGGGCGACTTGGCCTCGATCCTGGCGGAACGGCCCCATGGCGTCGTGCTGCCAAAGATCGACGGCGCCGAGGACCTTCTGGTCCTGGACGATCTGCTCAACCTCCTGGAACGCGATGTCGGAATGTTCGAGGATCGCACGGCCGTGCTGCCCATCGCGACCGAAACCCCGTTGTCGATCTTCAACCTTCACACCTACGGCGCATCCACCGCCAGACTGGCGGGCCTGACCTGGGGCGCGGAGGACTTGGCCGCGGCGATCGGCGCGGTCAGCGCCCGCGCCGAGAACGGGGCTTATACCCCGCTCTATGATTTGGCCCGCAGCCTCTGCCTGGCTGGGGCCGCCCACGCCCAGGTCCCGGCCGTCGAAACAGTCTATCCCGATTTTCGAGATCTGGACGGCCTGGGCGCCTATCTCGCGCGCGGCCGCCGGGACGGCTTCGTCGGCATGATGGCGATCCACCCGTCTCAGGTGGGGCCGATCAACGCCGCGTTCACGCCGACCGAGGTCGAGCTGGCGCGCGCCGAACGGATCGTCGCGCTTTTCGAAGCCAATCCCGGCGTGGGCGCGCTCGCCCTCGACGGCCAGATGCTGGATGCGCCTCACCTGCTGCAAGCTCGGCGGGTTCTGGCTCGCCGACGACGATATACGGCGTCCGCCTAG
- a CDS encoding HTH domain-containing protein, which translates to MRDLARGVPTRSLLTLLARLEGAPWPTGEQLAAALGVSRKAAANAMALLRQSGVLRTEMLTRPGEDACECVAYVRGRMVDAAALGEFEGRLTRDRSVMVVAQIAGAHDYRIEAVHPDVATAQAWFRSLLTDKAVGQGELRFTRTVLRRIATAAAILGSKPGGDPEA; encoded by the coding sequence ATGCGAGATCTGGCGCGCGGCGTTCCTACCCGCTCGCTGCTGACCTTGCTGGCGCGTCTTGAAGGCGCGCCCTGGCCGACGGGCGAGCAATTGGCCGCCGCCCTTGGCGTGTCGCGGAAAGCCGCCGCCAACGCCATGGCCCTTCTGCGCCAGAGCGGCGTTCTGCGCACCGAGATGCTGACGCGACCCGGCGAGGACGCCTGCGAATGCGTCGCCTATGTGCGGGGGCGAATGGTCGATGCCGCCGCTTTGGGCGAGTTCGAAGGCCGCCTGACCCGCGACCGGTCGGTCATGGTCGTCGCCCAGATCGCCGGGGCGCACGACTATCGCATCGAGGCCGTGCATCCAGATGTCGCAACCGCCCAGGCCTGGTTTCGAAGCCTGCTGACGGACAAGGCGGTGGGCCAGGGCGAATTGCGGTTTACCCGGACGGTGCTCAGACGCATCGCCACGGCCGCCGCCATACTGGGGTCGAAGCCCGGCGGCGATCCAGAGGCCTGA